A stretch of the Flavobacterium aquiphilum genome encodes the following:
- a CDS encoding type I restriction enzyme HsdR N-terminal domain-containing protein: MQNLNFPNYSFRFKNSENKVSIFDIIRKKFIILTPEEWVRQHVVQFLLEEKRYPKSLINVEKVLMVNGLRKRYDVVVFNPDGTIFVLIECKAPEVKISQAVFDQIARYNMTLDADFLMVTNGLNHYFCKMDFENEKYEFLRELPDYREKIEYKTKN; the protein is encoded by the coding sequence ATGCAAAATCTCAACTTTCCTAACTATAGTTTTCGTTTCAAAAATAGCGAAAATAAAGTGTCAATTTTTGATATAATCAGGAAAAAATTCATCATTCTTACGCCCGAGGAATGGGTTCGCCAACACGTAGTGCAGTTTTTATTAGAAGAAAAAAGATACCCCAAATCTTTGATTAATGTCGAGAAAGTTTTAATGGTGAATGGTTTGCGAAAACGCTATGATGTTGTTGTTTTTAATCCAGATGGGACTATTTTTGTTTTGATTGAATGTAAGGCTCCCGAAGTTAAAATTTCTCAGGCTGTTTTTGATCAAATTGCGCGATATAATATGACTCTGGATGCCGATTTTTTGATGGTGACTAACGGTTTAAATCATTATTTTTGCAAAATGGATTTCGAAAATGAAAAGTATGAGTTTTTGAGAGAACTTCCTGATTATCGAGAGAAAATAGAGTATAAAACTAAGAATTAA